The Melitaea cinxia chromosome Z, ilMelCinx1.1, whole genome shotgun sequence genomic interval TTAAGTAGTTGGGGGCGAGCGGGCTTCAGTACCCATGGATTTTTAAATTGAACGTGactaatactttatttaatcaagaagtgaaaatatttatttttgaaaattatttaaaatcattttaactaaatatatttgtggGCACTTTTTCACTGGCACACCATTAACAAAGTATTTGCCTATTCCTAAAGGTTTGTAGAAATTAGAGTTTAATTACCTACTTGATGAACGTAATGATTTTGCAGCGGGATCTTAGACTAATAAGAACATAAACTTTATTACAATGTTATCAATTTTCAACATATTTACAGATCTATCTTGTGGTGATGATGTTCATAACATTAAATACGGGTAAGCTTTCCAATTTTAAAGTCTAGCAAAGTTAGTTTTGTGTaacttttaaacataatattaatgtaaaataatataattcttaaaaatatttccttaaagcttttttatattgtttttagacGAGTTGAAGTTATTCCACGGTTCGATAAAGATTTGACAGATTTGCTTTGCTATGATGGGGACGCTGTAGAGTTTGAGTGTAGTGTGACGGGAAATCCCGATCCAGAGATTAGATGGCTTCACTACAAtgaggtacatttttttttgtttcattttgttGTATGTTTAAACTTTACTGCCACGTGTACGTCTGTATGTAAttttgtcacatttttttttaccagaATGTCCCAGAATGTTCTTATTTTGAAACAACATATGACGAAGGTATTGCAAggcttaaaataaaacaagttacTGCTGAAGATGAAGGCACATACACTTGTGAAGCATCCAACTGCTTGGGCAAAGCATCTTCAAGTGCCTGCTTAGTCGTTTACCGTAAGTTTATAGTAAATTAGTAGCAAAGGGCTGTAAGGCATCAATTGCAGGCCGAGATATTTAGGCGCACGAGCGCAGCGAGGGCGCCTATAGTTCCAGGGTCCAATTGATGCTTACACCCGAGCTAACTATTCTGTTTTACATCTCGATTGTgaggtaagtagaaaaaaaccggcattacaagaataaaacattttatttgttgaaatttatagtgaaatgagaacaattttcaaattttaaggaCAGGTGTTTTTTGGGTATGTTAATAGTTTGAGATTGTGATATTTGTTGGTCATGGACAAAATCTGACGGGATGAAGATTTCTTCAGCAGAAGTTGATGGTTGCGGATCATCTCTTAGCAAAGCGAACTCTTTGCTCATTGGGCTGAATGCATGATGTGTATTGCCAATATGATGGTTAGATGTACGCgaactttttgaaagaaagaagtggttttttttaaattacttaccgccctagggcttttctagttacattattaccctagagcgctaattagtcacctacaagccccatttggaggtaataaaaacctacttaccgaacatgagagatgtaaaaaatataaataatattcgtaAAAATTGGTTAGACGGaataaaatgtagtttttagTACTCCATAGCCTACAAAAAGTTTAAGATTTTTTGCAGAAACATACAgttattagatttttattcaaacagacttttattaaaaatgcaaTCTTATTGAGATGGGGCACAGCAGGgctatatcctgctcaaaaatTCTGGGGTAATATCTGCAACCTTATCGAGGATCATAGCTCagtaatactgctctcaaaaggtgttgtattcctgtggtgagtaaggtgggcAGAGTTCCTAGGGAAGGTCGGAGGTAAGGTCAGCTACGCGCTTACAATGCTTTTAGTGTTGCATGCCTCTATAGGCAACGGTAAGAGCCTACCATTAGGTGGGCCGTAAGTTTGTTTGCTGatctagtcatataaaaaaaatctaaagtaagttttatttttagatttatttgctATCTTTCGTTTTTTATCATAAGAAATTTCTATATTCATACTTATACTACAGCCCCCGGCGAACCCAACACATTGAGCACGCGTCTGCGGCGGCCGCCCGCACTCCTCTCCGCTGCCTCAACGCCGCGCTCCACACCACGCACTACTCCTGCGAGGTCGATGTCACGAACACCTGGTACGTATTTCTTTATAACACGTTAGTCCTgtcacaaaatattaattatcatgTACTTTTACCCAGAGTCTACACAGTTATAGATTAgtataaattaaagtattatacGTTGTTATAAATTGAGATCGAGCCGGATAAGCTATCTTCGATTTGAAGTGCATCGTCACTGTTGCGCATAATATCGGTACATTCtgacattttcattttatctgGTGTTAAAAGGCAAAATATAAGCGTATATAATAGGGGcgacaacttaaaaaaaagttataactacTCATCACCTTCGATCAGGTTACGACAATTTTAGACACAGGATTTAACAACGAACAATAACAATGAATTTCTATAGAAGTTAGAAGCTACCTTTTTCACCCGCTTTTGTGTGTGGAATATGACACTTTTGcgcaaaattattattttttcaatgaaGGAGTACAATTTACAGAAATAGACAggtttttaatgattaattatgtcatatttaatatacataaatactacGGCTAAACCAagaaggtaaaataatatttatattcaccTATTAGAAGTAGTTTTTCACtgatatataatatgatttaacctaatattttgttttattgttcaaTAACCATTTCTATTCGTAGGTCCAGAACCGAGACGTCTGTGCAGCCCATCTCGTGAAATCGCTCCAAAATTCTACACTTATCCATTTAATCGCGTTGCTGAAGAAGGCGATACGGTTGTGTTCCAGTGCGCTGTTAAAGGTCTTCCACCGCCATGGGCCACGTGGGACAAAGATGGTATCATTATAACACCATCAGCAAGAATTACTATTAAAGAAAAAGATGAAATGTTTAGGATTTTAGAAATTGAACAAGTTACCATAGAAGATGTAGGCTTATACAGAATATCGTTAGAAAACGATTACGGAAGAGCGGAAGCTTCAGCAAGACTTGAAGTAATTACGCAAAAAGGGAAATTCTACGGTAGTACACGATCGTATAGTGTATCTCCAAGGAAAACCTTACCATACAGAAGACGTACGCCTTCTTTTTCTAAACAAGACTGATAGCCaactttgaaattataaaaagtgaATTCGTTACTTATAATGGAAAATCGATGAtgctgaaaatatttaaataagtagtaAGTATAACATGCAATTTTACCAACTATTATTTACGCTACAGCGAAGTTATGGGTacccattttatttttttagcaaagcgaagatatattatttaatagttttttattaatttgagcTGAATCGTGTGCACCCTTGTGTaactatatctaaaaatatgttattataaagattaaaatttatttcaggaAATAATATGGAAGAAGGCAACGAGTTTGAgaacaatgttttattttgttttctttaaataactTCTTCTGCATTTTATTTGTAGTGTTATATAGCTTTGtatagtttgataaaattgtataaaattcatATATCAAAATTACTATTAGTTACGATTTTCGCAGAACAAATATTTCTACCAAGTTAAAACATGCAAAAAATCTATTGCGTGCAGCTTGCgactaattattatacttacgtTTGCTTATAAATATGGTTTGTTCTGCGATTGAAAATGTTCACGTActggtttaaataaaaaaaagtagcatTTAATGTGGACCGATATCTCACATTCTTTAATTTGAACGTGATCTATATCGATCAAAAGATAATTCTTCATTGAAAACTTCGATCGTTTTTTGTGACAGGAGAGTACGTGAACGATGagtatattactatttaatgtAGTGTTTTAAGTATAGGCGAATCGTTtagtaacatttatatattatatgctgtTTTAGGTGTTTTGATAGTCGCATATGAATAGCACACCCAAGggtttgtaaaataaatgatataactattataaggaagttttattgatttctttattaattaaataataatttaattggaaAATACAATACGGTAAATAGAGACATGGCACAACATTctgatgatattaaaataattaaatagtagcGATACGATTAATCTTAATTGATAACTTTATTGCAGTATCTACACATTTAGCgatttttaacataatactCATTCCTTACAATTATAGCTTTAGTTTAGCGTAATGAAACGTCTTGGtgtttttgagttatttattGATACTAGTGTTCGCCCAgaggttgaaattcgaccaaaattaaaaatttaagttaaggaaaaccaaaaaataatgaaaataaagaacctttttttaaaattttcaatttaactacagactgacaatcgaCAAAATAGTATACTTATATGCATGCATGTGTCAAGTATATGGTAGTGTgcgtaatgtttttatttttttattttattgatttaatactttttttatggataatttaaaaaaaaatattagcattctgcactccttctctatataaactataattataagaaatttcgtactcctccgtccgcgcaattttcgtaaaaaggggtacaaagttttgcttcgcgtattaatatatagataatagacATTGTActtaatatgtttaattaaatttcaaaaatattatcataattaaataatatacctatactGATgtcatttgaaaaataataatttaagtcaCTTTTTTTAGGTCTTGCTTTTTATTAAGATACCAATTTTTTCTCGAAATTGATACATTCACTTCAATACTGcaatgttttagaaataaggCTTGATGCCTAGCCTAGAAAAACTAAGTTACTCGAGGTGACTCTCGTTCAGCTGAGATGAGGCTTCGTTGACTGCCCATGTAGGTTCGAAGTCTGTGCGCTGCTATCATAACATTTCCAGCTCTCTGACAGaaaagcataaataaataatacagtttctAATTTATGTACGTAATTGTGTTATGTGAAATATGTGTAGGGcatcataggcctctttcttggtgtaggagaagtattagaacttaatccaccacgctgctccactgcgggttggcgaaaatgttccctactttgagtaacgatcactatcaggtatttatgataacaatcgggactgatggcttaacgtgctctccgaggtacggttgGGAGGTACACTTATACCTTGTGGGTGCAAGGACATATattcaaaccggaaaggaatatttgtgcaaatacaaatatccattccaaacgggattcgaacccgcaaaccgtcggtgttttaagcGACTAGTCGCAacactacaccaaagcggttgttattaaaggaaattaatgaatagtattaattttttaacgcaACTTACTTGCCATCTCGCTCTATGGTTAGCTAGGTATGATTTCAAGTTTTCTTGAGCTCGTTTCATACGCCCGGCCCTCGTGCCTTCAGGAGGTCCCTCTATTATCCATTGATGATTTAGTGCGACAGATGATTTCATGCGCTTTTCAGGTTGTAAAACAAGAAGACGATCAACAAAATCTTTAGCTAGATCAGATATTTCCTTAAAAGCTGATTCGTGGTAGTTGTAATTGGCCATTGTAATATTTGCTGATCGCTCCGGCCAACTATCACCACTGAATGGCATAACCCCAGATAATCTACAATaaagttttgtaaaattttacattcacgtttacacaaaaacattttaagattataattaaaatattatacactaACAACATATAGGTTACGACGCCCAAACTCCACATATCACACGCCAAGGTGATTTGTTCGAAATTCAATACTTCAGGAGCGACGTAATCTCTCGTTCCGTAAATAGCCCTCGTCACATGACTAGCATCTAGTACTCGAGCTAAACcgaaatcaattatttttacttgtctAGAATTCGGACTAAGGCAAATTATATTTTCTGGTTTTAAGTCTAAGTGAGCTATCTGTCGTTCGTGTAAGTAAAGTAGGGCTTCACATATTTGTCGGACGTAGGAAACTACGTCCACTTCTTTTATGTGTTCTTCTTCCACTATTCTGTCAAATAGCTCTCCACCCCATAAACTACAACAaagacaataattttaaaaataattaagataagaAATGATCGTTTTCTATCTCTTTATGCGTGTAGGTAAAGTTGTATTGATAAGACTAAGTGAACCCGATTCCGTTCCATCATAACATATTTTCAAGACAATATGCACTTACTAATCCATTACTAGAATAAATGATTCCCTCGATTGAAACGAATCGTAAAGTTCCACGAGTTTTGGATGTCGCAATCTCCTCATCATTTCGTATTCTCTTACAGCGGCATCTCTCTTTTTCTGTGTCctagtttttagtatttttgccGCATAAAATTCTCCTTTATCATTATAAACTAATACAACACTACCAAATGCACCATGGCCTATTATGTCACcagtttttgtaaaatttgcGTCAAATTCTTCCATCGGCTTCaaagtaatacttttttttatagtgtTTACATTTTTCTCGGATGGTACTATGTAtggaaaaaaacatttttaatagtttatacaaaataaattgcataaatttaaaatacttattaaagtacataaatattatacctaaatattatttgtacaaTTGACAGCTTGCTAAAAATACTAACAAGTGAAATGATTGCacactagtggtcgcccagcggTCGGAATTTGTACTAccccgtccgcgcaattttcgcaaaaaagggtacaaagtttttagcttcaagtaataatatatagattatcaTTATCAAGATCAGTAATGAAATGTCCCACCTCCGCCCTCAATCCACCTCTGTATAATTTGAACCAAATATTGAATTTGAACTAAGtattattgtcattttacaatttataatttacggAACAAGGATAGTTTGCATATCaatgtgtaaataattaaataaatgtagaataattttgttataatcaaaAATTGTTGTATTCTGGTagaaacgtaaaaatatttattataataataattgtgtttgcaggcaaacgaagaaaaaccgactatCGACAAGTAatcgacaaataatataacgtagaagaagtatatcgacaagtaatataacgtaggtagacgataaaatagtcaaataaatacgcattatcaaagattactccaaaagttgtaatcagatctcgatgaaatttaaatgtgaccacatgataaacatcggcttttgattaaatttaaaatcatcaaaatcggtacacccagtaaaaagttatgcggattttccgagagttttcctcgatttctctaggatcccatcatgagatcctggtttccttatcatggtaccaaattagggatatctcctttccaacaaaaaaaaagaattatcaaaatcggttcataaacgacggagttgtccccgaacatacatatatatatatatatatatatatatatatatatatatatatatggtcgaattgagcaaCCTCAAGTTTTCAGCCTTCATATACAATAGACttcttagtaaatataatagtttcctaaaataatttaaaaaaaaacaacttatgtCGTCAAGGGGTTCCCGCGGTATTTTGCTATCATTCATACATCAAAAAAGTCCAACATAATTGtttaatcgattatttttactattattgtattatatagttTGATGAGTATTTATAGCATATTAGTGCATTGCTAcaaatattatgataataaagaGGCTCTTTGGAGGTGTGgtaaatacattcgaattgtaTAACTTACGAGTATGGtctcctttttttttgaaatcggtaaaAAAACCGCGTCAATCGCAAGGCAGTTACTAGACCATCTTAATATCTTGCATTACCAAACTTAAGGACGTattgtattgtttaattttaacttacGCATTCTAAGACACCTACAAGAGTGGTGCGGGTAGCCACTCTTTACATTCTAAGcctatatttaaacatttaagcattataaaattttattcacccGAATTCGTTCTAGCCGAGTATTGCACATCCTAACGTGCGTAACGAAatgaagttataaaataatataaacaatgtttAAAGCAGCTCACGTATACAAACTCTTGATTCATCGGTGTTAAGTAATGGTTCTTCGGTTGATATCCGGAACTTCATAATTTGTTCTAATGATGGATCCTTTATTTCAAACATCGGGGCACTCGAAACGCCGGCTTGTACAAAATCATTATTCGAGTCGCCTATCTCGATGCGATGCCAAACTTTTCTTGATACTTCGGCTTCCGAGTCGTGCCtaagattatatataatatttttatctaaatcatATATCAATAAGTAaagaatatcaaaattaatgacttatttttatacttacataACGGCCGTCCTAAATCGAAAAAGATTCGTTAGctaatattatcttttttacatctactttttaatttttttgaaaccTAGAATGTTATGATTTATTTCTTGAAATTATCATTACCTTTCTTGTACTTACCATTCTATTACCACGATCTTAGAAGGCGCTTTCGCTGATTGACCGCCAATAGTTTTATGGTGAATCATCAAACATTCACAATGTCTTTCTTCATCATTGTTCGATGCGCTCAAGTAAAAATTATCGTCGTCTAATCTAACCACGaaagaaaataaacttaaagtATATTAATCCATTTCCCACCACGTTTCTATTTGAAAACTTTCaaagttattttctttaatgaaaagtaaaatttgttttgtatatagataaataaattttgtaacataaataGGTTAACGATCGTGCTGTACAAGCTGAACATGATTGTGGATACTAGACACACCACAAACAGACAAGAGGACAACCCCttaaatttatgttaacaaccgctctggtgtatgGTGTTAGTGTACCTagaataaaatttgttataaaaacaaatatttaaaagtaaatgttCTACTAAAGACACTACTTTAACGTAACCCTTTTTTGGTGATTCTCTGGCATATCGAActatataattgtttatttgttaaaagCCTTTCTTCTTTTTTGCAACCTTTTTTATGCTTCGCTTCGAAGTTTCAGAGGATGAGTTGAAAACTGAAGATTGTTTGGTCATCAGTTTGAACCAAAATGATCATGGACATGTATAAAAACACGCTGCAGCCTGCAACTAGTGTAGTATAAACTGTACTGGTTGCAGCAGAAGTAACTTTCAAGGTTTTAGGTAGAGACAATCTCAAGTTCAGATCATCGTTATGAGCTGTAGTTGAAATTGTGCGAACATCTAAGACCTTAAGGTCAAACCAATCACTATATACTACTTTATGATAATAAGAGATAAGCACctataataacatattaataaaagaaaattaaaaattacctgCAATACGTGATGTACATTCTTTTATAAGTTTTCTTACTATCCTCCACATCATGATTTCTCGaaacctaaaataaatttaaatattattattattattattattattttgataaaaaatatgatttgttAACGTTTTTTCATATAGAAATCTTtacgaataaatattataatattatttaatataaaatagtgaatacattattttgatatttgcaACATAAACGCAATAGGCATTGGATATGGAAATTATTGCATTTAAGGAATTCGCAGCGATAACATTATCATAgaaggaaatttaaaatgcgCATTGCGATAACAATCTTGAAATGAAGAAAAAACAAATGTTGTAAGATACATTCTAAACATTCGCAAAGATATGGcttgtctaaaaataaaaacaacttgatataatttattcatacaaatttttaattaaattaatggaaataaaaacagtaatagGTTTTACTCACCACGTTATTGTGAATTCCATTTACATTGTAACCTAATACTGGAATCTCTACTTTAGAGTTAGTTCCATAGGAGATATTTCGACCAACCACAACTtcattatgttttatttctctAGTTATTATCGAATGTGGTACAATAGTAAGAGTAGTTGCAGTACTAATACTTAAAATAGATTTTCTATTAGGTAGCGCTTTACGAAGTTCACAGATAACTTGGTCACTCATTCCTGGTTCAACTTGTTTAATAACTAGATAGAATTCTCCACCGCTATGCatcatctaaaataaaaatgaaatagattttaattttttctttcattgaCGAAtgtgatagattttttttttgcaaaaaagtattaatattctTACGTGAAACTTGTGATTTGTTCGTTCAACTCTAAAATGACCAACATACCACACTACGTAATAAAATCTTGGGTCATCTATAGCAAAAGTGCAGTTGAATGAAATTCTTGTTCCAAAGCAAGTCATAACTGGTTTTAATGCTTGCTTTACCTGCACTAAACATCGTTTTTCTTTTGGTATTTCTGAAAAATATGGGTAACTTTCATACGAACATTATCCATAAATAAGATTCACCTTTAAACAGATACGTACCGTTGATCGTTAAAAAACAAGTTGATGAATCTTTTTGACCTGTGATATTATCCAACAAAACGATTGAATATTCACCACCGTCATTTAAGGAAACATTTTCTATCTTTAAGCAAATGTATCTATTGTTATAGTACTctgttactatatttttattttcttctattaTTTCTCCATTTTTAGACCAATATATTGTGGTGTTTACATCGAACGAAGCTTTACACGTGAGTCTTAGATCTTCTCCTTCGTTCACTTCCAATTCTTCGGGTAAAGTCTCATCTATGCAGGGCACTAATTcgctaatatttaaagtatttaagtCCACATTTACTACTACAACACTTGCAAAAGTTGACGCAATACCATATTCAGACTTTGATACCACGTGATAAATACCAGAATCTGTCTCTTTTGCACACAATATCGAAAGAGTGGTCGTCcttttatcatttaataatatCATACGTTCATTttgtagtaataaattattacttttaaaccaTACATAATCTTCTAAAGCGTCACAACTAAAAACGGCTTCTAATTCAATGGTATCGCCAACTAGTACTTTTATACATTTCAAATGCTTGACAACATGAAAACGCTTATGCATTGGTTTTAAATTAAGAACATCATTGTAAATATCGCTTTCTTTAATTtgctttacatataaatttgcCTTAGAAAATACTTCACCTAAAtggttttttagtaaaattacataaacaCCTTGATCGTGAGTTGTAGGAGAAATTATTTCTAGCCGATGGAATTTTCCATTGcacgttattttaaatttgcgTGATGATTCTATATGTTTCCCATCCCTGTACCATCTACATGACACGCATTGCTCCGAACAGTCACTTATTTTACACTCAAATATAGCACACGAAAATTCGTCGGTAACAACATCTTGTAAGGGTTCTTCTATTTCCATATTTCccatataataattgttttcatAGGTCATAGATAAACTTGTCAAATTAAGTCTTATCTTACCAAATGTTTATATGACAAGATTAACGTGAAATATCTTAATTacgaaaataattaagaaactttCATGTTACTTTGTATTCTCTAAAATAGTCGTTACTCCAGTCTTATGTTTCAGCATCATCAGTCTTCTGTAAAAGAAAATAGACAGTGAATGTACCTCCTGATATTACAGtccagataaataataatatttaaggaCGACTTTTTAAATCtgtttttactaataaatactaCATCCTAAACGAACTGATGATTTAATGAGAATAAACAAATCaatcataaatgtttaataGGCAGAATAGTATAACAAAGTACTTATTATTACCTGtactttctaaaaaaaaactctaacatattaatttatgtacactaaagatatttaatatattgtaatctGTAATCAATAGAATAATGACACTCTGGCGGATAAATGTAAATGAAACTGGTTACAATTTGAGCCCATGTACGAACTAAGTTG includes:
- the LOC123668799 gene encoding titin-like, with product MTYENNYYMGNMEIEEPLQDVVTDEFSCAIFECKISDCSEQCVSCRWYRDGKHIESSRKFKITCNGKFHRLEIISPTTHDQGVYVILLKNHLGEVFSKANLYVKQIKESDIYNDVLNLKPMHKRFHVVKHLKCIKVLVGDTIELEAVFSCDALEDYVWFKSNNLLLQNERMILLNDKRTTTLSILCAKETDSGIYHVVSKSEYGIASTFASVVVVNVDLNTLNISELVPCIDETLPEELEVNEGEDLRLTCKASFDVNTTIYWSKNGEIIEENKNIVTEYYNNRYICLKIENVSLNDGGEYSIVLLDNITGQKDSSTCFLTINEIPKEKRCLVQVKQALKPVMTCFGTRISFNCTFAIDDPRFYYVVWYVGHFRVERTNHKFHMMHSGGEFYLVIKQVEPGMSDQVICELRKALPNRKSILSISTATTLTIVPHSIITREIKHNEVVVGRNISYGTNSKVEIPVLGYNVNGIHNNVVSRNHDVEDSKKTYKRMYITYCSLSLFSFVVRLDDDNFYLSASNNDEERHCECLMIHHKTIGGQSAKAPSKIVVIEWHDSEAEVSRKVWHRIEIGDSNNDFVQAGVSSAPMFEIKDPSLEQIMKFRISTEEPLLNTDESRVCILPSEKNVNTIKKSITLKPMEEFDANFTKTGDIIGHGAFGSVVLVYNDKGEFYAAKILKTRTQKKRDAAVREYEMMRRLRHPKLVELYDSFQSRESFILVMDYLWGGELFDRIVEEEHIKEVDVVSYVRQICEALLYLHERQIAHLDLKPENIICLSPNSRQVKIIDFGLARVLDASHVTRAIYGTRDYVAPEVLNFEQITLACDMWSLGVVTYMLLSGVMPFSGDSWPERSANITMANYNYHESAFKEISDLAKDFVDRLLVLQPEKRMKSSVALNHQWIIEGPPEGTRAGRMKRAQENLKSYLANHRARWQRAGNVMIAAHRLRTYMGSQRSLISAERESPRVT